The proteins below are encoded in one region of Leishmania mexicana MHOM/GT/2001/U1103 complete genome, chromosome 27:
- a CDS encoding putative diacylglycerol acyltransferase has product MMPSHSKTESTGCAPPVATPTALAAPQLAISSALSMNASSTLTRHSSSVLESQAQPLRSHGPASISRSHSDGEPAVPFEVPHFSTVSLLTVWILDCAVGLFSLVLSDVYVNQYPEFPLMFFLALGSHLNVLAGFFVYLLGREKYGHKVYRLYQPFAGGVQFVTLQCFGVTCVSSSLLLTAAYGLLFEPSGNHSHGFMSTIGALALFGNILLLLSLRSFTYYDSVKASEPGSITALSGTGSAFLADKGISAFLRYLRRRPNAESALEVALLTAQSAFSMVAIRFPGLQEIILLVNLAITLACGALSLFFVGYRRSLGFISFRLWMHRTFDTVLLWLSRFLYVAAALANVLLLMDAGVHTVTPSSVLAVQGLSVVSCVALLMFLRTMRYEALANTPSVPSSVFELGGVVAVATAFLLACLNVSIFFYAQNYPDGLDEAVEGTSWTYQGVLVLVSQLAQLVSLLPTPMVYVSGAVMHDNQFRMLAKNRSVETLPVLLLQALSYLLYVAAIISFTLFLSSSAPPIASLEAVLSTLSVFCMTCAVRLCSSLTLKGRTFLAAIVEEPRSESATVGGKQAAKPVLNLDSVSPVHTSSSRDVRSGMAEELSHTAYIMNGGMIFSYLLCLTNLLLRLLVDISLHHVWGEVELPHARLMTIANACFIACVPLAHYSGKDKGVRVFHPFTGSGSFVALQVLGWMIYALFVIVIIFRTIVASNSKSIPAEWHALIEEGPVMYTLFGVLELIPVVLITLSIAVESRYTMATALQQRLAKESFLELRRFMREELARKSDEEKAVAQVAFRTLMTAALHSFDIPCTDSLLRIYKDSAAARRTGRGSRAEGSCSTGSDDEDGGAEGNESRESSDWSCSGEDLTIRRRRHEGARMLVFLLCCASAAFFVIAAFMAKVMVLSLAFAVTAMLICTISCVGVHAGYGMVLHGEPSVYVPFMPFRGGSQFVVRQMGGWCCYTGAFLVTLITSIESAEVSATAMLIAALLSVTSQVFIFSSVPLFSHRRGEPTFLEVNGEGIVALFTFSGAMVFGRVYTPLVAFFGRDTQHYLHYDDESSASHRTRVPFVLAVMSLSLAVPCTLIALSRTKLQWERVMHTGTAAEAISKQSPSFTRRERRRRMLTKGISNLIEVLVILFATVTPLSIGFLIFYFFTHYTPRLVHVMEAYLPVCFTLTALTLVLSVVPYVANVGVPPFVVTVRVTIVTWMLYCMPVLAGGVMLLPALIKPRHSTLFSACGALVLLMGGNFRTLRLAMRLAVYAVIGYLTYQRCMLHVAGGPSWVLARALGVHLVDCAVLGAWLWYLPLYSGKPYHTGSQRSLRFTELARNYLFADAVKYFNFRVIVDDPAVQMRDDTSQYLFSFHPHGVFPGTALFASLTAEWALKVGVNAQRYVSTHVASIVFNVPLLRDFNLRLGALSVSRRSVEASLKRGNSVLIVTGGQAEMLRTQVSSARMILITQHTGFIRLAIASRVPLVPLLCFAENNVLGMLQFPRIQRLSLRLLGFPFPVIPFGRFGLPLPFRTPLTLVVGPPLAIPEGADENNPDDMRRVSEAYFQSLRDLFYRRRAEAGYPGMELVLLNEKEEARMRKQARDAAAKKAA; this is encoded by the coding sequence ATGATGCCCTCGCACTCAAAGACAGAGTCGACAGGCTGTGCACCTCCGGTCGCCACGCCAACAGCACTCGCAGCTCCACAGCTCGCGATTTCCTCAGCCCTAAGTATGAACGCATCATCTACGCTCACACGccacagcagctccgtgcTTGAATCGCAGGCGCAGCCATTGAGATCCCACGGTCCGGCATCGATATCTCGCTCTCACTCCGACGGCGAGCCAGCGGTGCCCTTCGAGGTGCCGCACTTCTCGactgtctctctcctcactgTGTGGATTTTGGACTGCGCTGTGGGACTCTTCTCGCTTGTCCTGTCTGACGTGTACGTGAACCAGTACCCCGAGTTTCCGCTCATGTTCTTCCTGGCTCTTGGCTCACACTTGAACGTCCTTGCTGGCTTCTTTGTATATCTGCTCGGCCGCGAGAAGTACGGCCACAAGGTGTATCGACTCTATCAGCCGTTTGCCGGCGGTGTGCAGTTCGTCACGCTGCAGTGCTTTGGCGTCACATGTGTGtcgtcctcgctgctgctgacagcGGCGTACGGGCTTCTCTTCGAGCCCTCGGGGAATCATTCGCACGGCTTCATGAGCACGATTGGCGCACTGGCGCTGTTTGGCAACATTCTTCTCTTGCTCTCGCTGCGGAGTTTCACCTACTACGACTCTGTCAAGGCCTCGGAGCCGGGATCGATCACCGCGTTATCGGGCACCGGCTCAGCCTTCCTGGCGGACAAAGGCATCTCCGCATTCCTGCGGTATCTGCGCCGACGCCCCAATGCAGAGAGCGCGCTGGAGGTGGCATTGCTGACGGCACAGAGCGCGTTCAGCATGGTGGCGATCCGCTTTCCAGGGCTGCAGGAGATTATCCTCCTCGTGAACCTTGCGATCACACTGGCCTGTGGCGCGTTGAGTCTGTTCTTCGTTGGCTACCGGCGCTCCCTCGGCTTCATCAGCTTTCGCCTGTGGATGCATCGCACCTTTGACACCGTTCTGCTGTGGCTGTCGCGGTTTCTGTACGTCGCCGCAGCGTTGGCGAACGTCCTGCTGCTCATGGATGCCGGTGTGCACACAGTAACGCCGTCGTCTGTGCTAGCCGTGCAAGGACTGAGCGTCGTGAGttgcgtggcgctgctgatgttTCTTCGCACGATGCGCTATGAGGCTCTCGCGAATACACCGAGCGTGCCAAGCAGTGTCTTCGAGCTCggcggcgtggtggcggtggcgacggcgtttCTGCTAGCATGCCTGAACGTGAGCATCTTTTTTTATGCGCAGAACTACCCCGACGGCCTCgatgaggcggtggaggggaCAAGCTGGACGTACCAAGGGGTGCTGGTGCTTGTGtcgcagctggcgcagctcgtcTCTCTGCTGCCAACGCCGATGGTATACGTGTCTGGCGCCGTTATGCACGACAATCAATTTCGCATGCTGGCCAAAAACCGCTCCGTCGAGACGCTaccggtgttgctgctgcaggcccTGAGCTATCTGCTGTACGTCGCCGCCATCATCAGTTTCACGCTCTTTCTGTCCAGCAGTGCTCCTCCCATCGcctcgctggaggcggtgctgtcaACGCTCAGCGTATTCTGCATGACTTGTGCCGTACGACTGTGCAGCTCCTTGACGCTCAAAGGGCGCACCTTTCTCGCCGCCATAGTGGAGGAGCCCAGGTCGGAGTCGGCCACAGTGGGGGGAAAGCAGGCTGCGAAGCCGGTCTTAAACCTTGACTCCGTGTCCCCTGTACACACCTCGTCGTCACGCGACGTTCGCAGCGGgatggcggaggagctgtCCCATACAGCTTACATCATGAACGGTGGGATGATATTCAGTTACCTTTTGTGCCTAACGAacttgctgctgcgactcCTTGTCGACATTTCGTTGCATCATGTGTGgggcgaggtggagctgccacacgcgcgcctcaTGACGATCGCAAACGCCTGCTTcatcgcgtgcgtgccgctggCACACTACTCGGGCAAGGACAAAGGCGTGCGGGTTTTTCACCCCTTCACCGGCAGTGGCAGTTttgtggcgctgcaggtgcttGGCTGGATGATCTACGCCCTTTTCGTCATTGTCATCATCTTCCGCACCATTGTCGCCAGCAACTCCAAAAGCATTCCCGCCGAGTGGCACGCTCTTATCGAGGAGGGCCCTGTGATGTACACCCTGTTCGGCGTCCTGGAGCTGATTCCGGTCGTTCTCATCACGCTGTCCATCGCGGTCGAGTCCCGCTACACCATGGCGacggcactgcagcagcgcttggCGAAGGAGTCGTTcctggagctgcgccgcttcatGCGCGAGGAGTTAGCAAGGAAGTCggacgaggagaaggccGTCGCCCAGGTCGCGTTTCGAACGCTCATGACGGCAGCGCTACACAGCTTTGACATCCCGTGCACCGACAGCCTCCTCCGCATATATAAGgactcagcagcagcgcgacgtACGGGGAGAGGCTCCCGCGCAGAGGGCAGTTGCAGCACCGGTAGTGACGAtgaggacggcggcgcagaaggaAACGAAAGCAGAGAAAGCTCTGACTGGAGTTGCAGTGGAGAGGACTTGACAattcgccgccggcgccatGAGGGCGCACGTATGCTGGTGTTTCTGCTCTGCTGCGCGTCAGCTGCCTTCTTCGTGATAGCGGCGTTCATGGCAAAGGTAATGGTGTTGTCGTTGGCGTTCGCCGTGACTGCAATGCTCATATGCACGATTTCGTGCGTCGGCGTGCATGCCGGCTATGGGATGGTCCTCCACGGAGAGCCGAGCGTGTACGTGCCATTTATGCCGTTCCGCGGTGGGTCACAGTTTGTCGTTCGGCAAATGGGCGGATGGTGCTGCTACACAGGCGCGTTCCTCGTGACGCTAATCACGTCGATCGAGTCCGCGGAGGTTTCCGCAACGGCGATGCTGAttgctgcgctgctgtcggtgACGAGTCAGGTGTTCATCTTCAGTTCTGTCCCTCTGTTCTCCCACCGGCGCGGCGAGCCGACGTTCCTGGAGGTGAACGGTGAGGGGATCGTGGCCCTGTTCACCTTTTCAGGAGCGATGGTGTTTGGACGAGTTTACACTCCCCTTGTGGCCTTCTTTGGGCGGGACACACAGCACTACCTCCACTACGACGATGAGAGTTCCGCCTCCCACCGAACACGCGTGCCGTTTGTGCTGGCAGTGATGAGTCTGTCACTGGCGGTGCCGTGCACGCTGATCGCCCTCAGCCGAACCAAGCTGCAATGGGAGCGTGTAATGCAcaccggcaccgcagcggagGCGATATCCAAACAGAGCCCATCGTTCACAAGGAGGGAGCGTCGTCGCAGAATGTTGACGAAAGGGATTTCAAACCTGATAGAGGTTCTTGTCATTCTGTTTGCCACCGTTACTCCGCTGTCCATTGGGTTTTTGATATTTTACTTCTTCACGCACTACACGCCGCGCCTGGTGCACGTGATGGAGGCATACCTGCCGGTCTGCTTCACTCTCACCGCGCTAACGCTGGTGCTGTCTGTGGTACCGTACGTGGCGAACGTCGGCGTGCCACCGTTCGTGGTGACGGTGCGTGTGACGATTGTGACGTGGATGCTGTACTGCATGCCCGTGCTCGCTGGGGGTGTTATGCTTCTCCCGGCGCTGATTAAGCCGCGGCACAGCACCctcttctctgcgtgcggcgcgctTGTGTTGTTGATGGGGGGCAACTTCAGGACGCTGCGGCTCGCGATGAGGCTTGCGGTGTACGCTGTGATCGGCTACCTGACGTACCAGAGGTGCATGCTGCACGTTGCGGGTGGCCCGTCGTGggtgctggcgcgcgcgctcggcGTGCACCTCGTGGACTGCGCGGTGCTCGGCGCGTGGCTGTGGTACCTCCCGCTGTACTCGGGCAAGCCGTACCACACAGGGTCGCAGCGCAGCCTGCGCTTCACGGAGCTCGCGCGCAACTACCTGTTTGCCGACGCGGTGAAGTACTTCAACTTTCGCGTGATTGTGGACGACCCCGCCGTGCAGATGCGGGACGACACGTCGCAGTACCTGTTCTCCTTCCACCCCCACGGCGTGTTCCCCGGCACGGCGCTGTTTGCGTCTCTGACGGCGGAGTGGGCCCTCAAGGTCGGCGTCAACGCGCAGCGCTATGTGTCGACGCATGTCGCGAGCATTGTTTTCaacgtgccgctgctgcgggacTTCAACCTGCGCCTCGGTGCGCTGTCAGTGAGCCGGCGCTCTGTGGAGGCGAGCCTGAAGCGCGGCAACAGCGTCCTTATCGTGACGGGTGGCCAGGCGGAGATGCTGCGCACGCAGGTCAGCTCGGCGAGGATGATCCTGATCACGCAGCACACTGGTTTCATACGGCTGGCCATCGCATCAcgggtgccgctggtgccgctgctgtgctttGCGGAGAACAACGTGCTGGGGATGCTCCAGTTTCCGCGCATCCAGCGCCTCTCGCTCAGGCTCCTGGGCTTTCCGTTCCCGGTGATTCCCTTTGGCCGATTCGGTCTGCCTCTGCCGTTCCgcacgccgctgacgctTGTGGTGGGGCCGCCGCTTGCGATTCCCGAGGGCGCGGACGAGAACAACCCCGATGACATGCGGCGCGTGTCGGAGGCGTACTTCCAGTCGCTGAGGGACCTGTtctaccgccgccgcgcggaGGCCGGGTACCCTGGCATGGAGCTCGTACTGCTGAacgagaaggaggaggcgcggaTGCGCAAGCAGGcccgcgacgccgcggcgaagaaggcagCGTAG
- a CDS encoding putative amino acid transporter: MMTQRTRCPDTQMDRVSEDGTSFSDDAMVVDKVGGAHVKDVADSPITPDADELVRATQYRPRNWFTTLLNKAVPHGGTLSNAYNLGAVTLGSGVIALPSTFQATGVVTSVIVLIAITMSTVYSVYIMMQAADKTGRRLYSYEALARGLLGRGWDYLAAFHLWMFCFGSCVSYVISTGDLLSRATDDPSVNSFVRTAWGNRVLVILIWSCVMLPLSIPKEINSLRYFSVVGVTCMMNFVAVIVIHSAMNGFENGRPAHQPHMFKTGNNAIVGFSSILFAFLAQTNVFEVARETPNPTPGRISKDLAISQVVCCALYVLAGLFGYLDFGEQITDSILLHYNVRRDVLVAIAYVGIGVKMCVGFAICMQPSRDAVYYCLGWHFPMFKDIRTVPFWLNAVICTGLSVFALVLGLFIPNVKVVFGLVGSFCGGFLGFIYPALYVMYAGNWGLRQVGWLHYVSTYLLLIAGVVAVVFGTVASIYGEVH; the protein is encoded by the coding sequence atgATGACGCAGCGCACCCGCTGCCCGGACACGCAGATGGACCGCGTGAGCGAGGACGGCACGTCCTTCAGCGATGACGCGATGGTGGTGGACAAGGTGGGCGGGGCGCATGTGAAAGACGTGGCGGACTCCCCGATCACGCCGGACGCGGACGAGCTGGTGCGCGCGACGCAGTATCGGCCGCGCAACTGGTTCACTACTCTGCTGAACAAGGCTGTGCCGCACGGCGGGACGCTGTCGAACGCGTACAACCTTGGCGCCGTGACGCTGGGCTCCGGCGTGATTGCGCTGCCGTCCACGTTCCAGGCGACGGGCGTTGTCACGTCGGTCATCGTGCTGATCGCGATCACGATGAGCACTGTGTACTCGGTGTACATCATGATGCAGGCCGCGGACAAGACGGGTCGGCGGCTGTACTCGTAcgaggcgctggcgcgcgGGCTGCTTGGGCGCGGGTGGGACTACCTTGCTGCGTTCCACTTGTGGATGTTCTGCTTCGGGTCGTGCGTGTCGTACGTGATCTCGACAGGCGACCTGCTGTCGCGCGCGACGGACGACCCGTCTGTAAACAGCTTCGTGCGGACGGCGTGGGGCAACCGCGTGCTTGTGATCCTTATCTGGTCGTgcgtgatgctgccgctgtcgatCCCGAAGGAGATCAACTCGCTGCGCTATTTCTCGGTCGTTGGCGTGACGTGCATGATGAACTTTGTGGCTGTCATCGTGATCCACTCTGCGATGAACGGGTTCGAGAACGGGCGGCCGGCCCACCAGCCGCATATGTTTAAGACGGGCAACAACGCGATTGTGGGGTTCTCGAGCATCCTGTTCGCGTTCCTCGCACAGACGAACGTGTTCGAGGTGGCGCGCGAGACGCCGAACCCGACGCCCGGGCGGATCTCGAAGGACCTAGCGATCAGCCAGGTAGTGTGCTGTGCGCTGTACGTGCTGGCGGGCTTGTTCGGGTACCTGGACTTTGGCGAGCAGATCACGGACTCGATTCTGCTGCACTACAACGTGCGCCGCGACGTGCTCGTTGCGATCGCGTACGTTGGGATCGGCGTGAAGATGTGCGTCGGGTTTGCGATCTGCATGCAGCCGTCGCGCGACGCGGTGTACTACTGCCTCGGCTGGCACTTCCCGATGTTCAAGGACATCCGGACGGTGCCGTTCTGGCTGAACGCTGTGATCTGCACTGGGCTCTCCGTGTTTGCGCTTGTGCTGGGGCTGTTCATCCCGAATGTGAAGGTGGTGTTTGGGCTTGTGGGCAGCTTCTGCGGCGGGTTCCTGGGGTTCATCTATCCAGCTCTGTACGTCATGTACGCCGGCAACTGGGGCCTGCGGCAGGTGGGCTGGCTCCACTACGTCTCGACGTACTTGCTGCTGATCGCCGGCGTGGTTGCTGTCGTTTTCGGCACGGTTGCCTCGATCTACGGCGAGGTGcactga
- a CDS encoding ghistone H1 like: protein MAASPHAAVKKAAKKAHPKKAAPKSSGPKKAKKAAPKKKAAKKSASKKKNSTKKSAAKK from the coding sequence ATGGCTGCTTCCCCGCATGCTGCTgtgaagaaggcggcgaagaaggcccACCcaaagaaggcggcgccCAAGTCCTCTGGgccgaagaaggcgaagaaggccgccccgaagaagaaggcagcgaagaagagcgCGTCGAAGAAGAAGAACAGCACGAAGAAGAGCGCTGCGAAGAAGTAG
- a CDS encoding eukaryotic translation initiation factor eIF-4E,putative produces the protein MSSPSSVPPNKMANLHKLQRAWTLWYDSPSTYNTENWEMSLVPIMTVHSVEEFFVMLRYMKPLHALRTSSQYHLFQEGVKPMWEDPANKKGGKLWVNLDITSANGRSSNNASGTAAADGSAAEAKTDLDKAWENVLMATVGEYLDCVEKKDTSAEPFVTGIVMSKRKYHNRLAVWVSDASATDKIEALKKTLTKEASLAPIASIVFTKHGEAS, from the coding sequence ATGTCATCTCCATCTTCAGTTCCTCCCAACAAAATGGCGAATTTGCAcaagctgcagcgcgcctgGACACTCTGGTACGATAGCCCGTCTACGTACAACACTGAAAACTGGGAGATGTCGTTGGTGCCCATCATGACCGTGCACTCCGTGGAGGAGTTCTTCGTCATGCTCAGGTACATGAAGCCTCTGCATGCcttgcgcacctcctcgcagTACCACCTCTTCCAGGAAGGCGTTAAGCCGATGTGGGAGGACCCGGCCAACAAGAAGGGCGGCAAGCTCTGGGTGAACCTTGATATCACCAGCGCCAATGGTCGGAGCAGCAACAATGCCAGCGGTACCGCGGCAGCCGatggcagcgcggcggaggCCAAGACGGACCTCGACAAGGCGTGGGAGAATGTTCTGATGGCCACCGTAGGCGAGTATCTCGACTGTGTAGAAAAGAAGGACACATCAGCGGAGCCGTTCGTGACGGGCATTGTCATGTCAAAGAGGAAGTACCACAACCGCCTCGCCGTGTGGGTGAGCGATGCGTCCGCAACGGACAAGATCGAGGCGCTAAAGAAGACGCTGACAAAGGAGGCGAGCCTGGCGCCGATTGCATCCATTGTCTTCACAAAGCACGGCGAGGCGTCTTAA